A single region of the Oenococcus kitaharae DSM 17330 genome encodes:
- a CDS encoding carbohydrate ABC transporter permease, which translates to MIRSKSFGSRLSYVIIWIVLLALTALCFVPMMNMVSISFSNSSAASANQVGLLPVHFNLNSYSLLLEDGQFWRSFLISIERVVIGTSLNLLLSVLMAYPLSKTTKQFAARNIYMNILIFTMLFSGGMIPLFLVVKGLGLMNTIWALILPGAVPIFDVILLMNFFKSVPESLEEAAMMDGASKLTILFKIYLPISVPALATIGLFAIVGHWNDYFSGLLYMNNPANYPLQTYIQQLNVDMTKITDPSQLKALASVSNKTLNAAKIVVSILPVLAVYPFLQKYFTTGLVIGSVKG; encoded by the coding sequence ATGATTAGATCAAAATCATTCGGTAGTCGTTTATCTTACGTCATTATTTGGATAGTTCTGCTTGCGCTGACCGCATTATGTTTTGTCCCGATGATGAACATGGTCTCCATTTCGTTCAGTAACAGTTCGGCAGCATCGGCGAATCAAGTCGGCTTGCTGCCAGTTCACTTTAATTTGAATTCTTATAGTCTTCTGCTTGAAGATGGGCAGTTTTGGCGCTCATTTCTCATTTCGATTGAACGAGTGGTTATTGGTACTTCACTGAATTTGCTCCTTAGTGTCTTGATGGCCTATCCCTTATCGAAAACGACCAAGCAGTTTGCCGCCCGCAATATCTATATGAATATCTTGATTTTTACAATGCTCTTTTCTGGCGGCATGATCCCACTATTCTTGGTTGTTAAAGGCTTAGGACTGATGAATACAATTTGGGCATTAATCCTACCAGGTGCAGTACCGATTTTTGATGTGATTTTACTGATGAATTTCTTTAAAAGTGTGCCGGAATCTTTAGAGGAGGCTGCTATGATGGATGGTGCTTCCAAACTCACAATTTTATTCAAAATATATCTGCCCATTTCTGTACCGGCTTTAGCGACGATTGGCCTTTTTGCAATCGTGGGTCACTGGAACGATTATTTCAGCGGATTGCTTTATATGAATAATCCAGCGAATTATCCTTTGCAGACTTACATCCAGCAGTTGAATGTTGACATGACTAAGATTACCGATCCGTCACAATTAAAAGCTTTGGCGTCTGTTTCCAATAAAACTTTGAATGCAGCTAAAATTGTCGTCTCAATTCTGCCGGTGCTGGCAGTGTACCCATTCTTGCAGAAGTACTTTACAACCGGGCTGGTCATCGGATCGGTTAAAGGCTGA